The Halorussus pelagicus genome contains the following window.
CTGAACGCACCAAGTTAATCTATCAACGGTATCAGAAGATACTCCAGAACCATGGGAGTGACCCACTAAAACGACGGCGAGTCCATGACCACCTCTCCGATTTGAGCTTGCACGGCATCTTACGGCTCGTTGATTCGACTAGTGGGCGTGGCAACTACAACGAGTACGAGCTAGATGTTTCACTCTCATCTGCGTTGGATGCGCTTGAGAGTGAGTTTGGAGAGCTCACTGAGATTCGTGAAACTGCAAAGAGACATCAAGCTCTAGACTGAGATAGAAACCACCGGAACCAGTGGTGCCAGTACCCTCTCCACTTTTGCCAGTAAAACGTTGACCGGTAGTGCCAGTTTGTCCAGTACCCTCTCCGGTATTGCCAGTAACCTTCGTATTCTAATTAATCCGATTGGTTAACTCAGAACCATCATTGCCAATTTTATCTAACAGTATCCCGCCTTCCGATTTTACCGGCAATAGTGGAGTGTCAGACGAACCTAAGAGAAATTATATCTACTGAACTGCGGTAATCTTCGGGTGAACTACTCATTCGGATTGACCGGTCCTTTGTATTTTGATTTAGTTTTGTCTCCGTCCCGCCACTGCCAGTAGTAGTAGCGATTGTCGTTGATTTCCTTGATCGTAATCGTCGCCTTCGAGGGAACGTCATCTGGGAGATCGTCCAGTCGTTCTTCGATTTCATCTTCTCCCTCTTTCTCGGCAAGACGAGCTTCACGCTCCCGGTATTCAGCAAGTTCCTCTGCGTAGCTGGCGACGTGACGAAGGAGCTCGGGCGAGTAGTCGTTGAGGGTGTCAACGATGACGGTAGGAAGTTCAGCTGGGGGTGTCGGTGGCTCGTAGGACATGGTGGCCCACTCTGTGTTAACCAACATGGGGCGGGAAGAGCATATCTTTGTTGGTTAAACCAGTCTCAGGGATTTTCCGTCAACTCAATGCACCGGCTGTAACATTGCTCGAAACTCCATTATAAACGAGTTTCGTACAATGTTACAGAGCATCGAACTTGAAGTCCTTACTTAGCTGACACGGCGATATGATTACCGAGTCCGTAGCGAAGTTCGACCACAGCGTGAGTTATTTCGGTTAAGACTCAGTCGATCTCGTCACAGCGACACTCGTGACTCTGTCGAGACCGTCCGTTGATGTAAGCGTGAATTTCGCTGGCGAGTGCGTACATTGCTTCAGCACGATCTGCTGAGGCAAGGCCATCCTGATAGTACGTCTTTGCTCGGTGATCACGCCACAAATCGGCAAGATCCTCCGCCATCGCTTCAGAAAAGACGCCTCTTGTCGCCGCCTCTCGGTATACACCAGGATGAGTACCTGGCAAATCATCCGGTTGCATTGTTCCTCGCTCAAGTAATCAGAACTCAACTGACCGTTCGATGGCGACAAAGGAGGCCTCGATAACAAGCGTATAATAATTCGCCTCACGGAGTGCTTCGGCGCCAGCGAGCAACCGACAGGCTTTCCGCAACTGGAGGAGTGCTGCGTCCTCGACATCCAGACCGGATTCAATCTCGGTTGGGCGGCGGTCGAACGCGGCTTGCACCTCGTTGATGAGTTGCTCGATTCGCGTACTACTCATTAGCAATCACCGATTTTCTGATCGATTGAAGCTGGTCGCTTCCGTATACTGTAATCCCTTCAGCGAAAATCTCGCGAAGTTTCGCTCCGGCTCTGCGTGCACTTTCCGCAGATTCGACGTATGGCTCGAACTCAAACCGGTCTCCATCGAAGCGTTGGGTTTGTAGATCAGCAATAATGTCCGTGATGATGCGTCGAGCGGTCGTCCGGTTTCCTTCGACTACGACGAAGAGGTCAATGTCGCTCTGCCGATCAGCGTCTCCACGGGCGACACTTCCGAAGACAACGATGCCGAGAAGTTCGCTGATGTCATCAGCATCGGCGAATGCCTCTTGGGTATGTTCGATGAATGTCCGAATCGGGGTGTGGAACTCTGATTGTTCGGTGGCGAGTATCGGGTCGTCTTTCTGGAGTCGATTCGGGTTAATCGCGACGTAGTTGCGCTGTGGTGTCTCTCGAATCCGGACAGCACCGATACTGTCAAGGAGGTCGACTGCTCGCCAAACAGTCGAGCGGGTGACGTCGGTCGCGTCCACAAGTTCCGGTATTGTGAACTCTGTCTCGTGAGCGTCGGCCAGCAGTCGGAGAATATCGTCTGCGGCCCCGATACGGAAGATACCAGTATCTGTATCTGGATACGCATCGATGCAGACCTTTATATCTCGTTTCGCCATATCAGACACTATCTGATTTTGTGCAACGACATATAAATATGTGGCGGCAACAGTCAGCTGAACTTCAGGTATTAAGCCTCTTCCTCGAAGAGCGAGTAGAAAAGTAGTCCACAGTCGCTACTCCTCAAGCGACCCAATAATCTCCTGAGCGGTCGAACTGATTCGACCGAGGCGTTCTTGGATCACCTCCGAATCATCGCCCTGCCACGCAGCGAGGTAGAACGCCGACCCACTCGTGTTGAGCCCACAGTACCGACCAACGATGTATGCGACGGCTTCTGCTTCGACCTCGCGTTTCGCCCGCTCAGTTTCGTCGGTGATGTCTGAGTGGAGAAGTGCATGGGCGAACTCGTGAATCAGCGTGACAGCGAGATCAGCCTCATTTGAGCGGGCTTTCGCCTCGACGACTGGTTGGAGATCACGTTGATTCCGATATTTGCAGACGCCCGTTGGGTCGCCATGCGCCCACTCGTCAGCATTGACAATACGAACTGTCACGCCGATATCAGCGGCTGTATTCTCGAGTGCGGGCACAA
Protein-coding sequences here:
- a CDS encoding nucleotidyltransferase domain-containing protein, producing the protein MAKRDIKVCIDAYPDTDTGIFRIGAADDILRLLADAHETEFTIPELVDATDVTRSTVWRAVDLLDSIGAVRIRETPQRNYVAINPNRLQKDDPILATEQSEFHTPIRTFIEHTQEAFADADDISELLGIVVFGSVARGDADRQSDIDLFVVVEGNRTTARRIITDIIADLQTQRFDGDRFEFEPYVESAESARRAGAKLREIFAEGITVYGSDQLQSIRKSVIANE